Proteins encoded by one window of Scatophagus argus isolate fScaArg1 chromosome 4, fScaArg1.pri, whole genome shotgun sequence:
- the hpdb gene encoding 4-hydroxyphenylpyruvate dioxygenase isoform X1, with translation MTTYQDKGEKHEQGRFLCFDHLTFWVGNAKQAASYYCNKLGFEPLAYQGLETGSREMVSHAVKQGKVSLGEQHQSINQSTNQNISNHIRKVCLVQRREIIYVFSSALNPGNKEMGDHLVKHGDGVKDVAFTVRDCDFLVQKARERGAVVLKEPHSLEDEHGEVRLAVLQTYGDTTHTLVERTGYSGLFLPGFHPPLFKDPSLAKLPSGNLSFIDHVVGNQPDNEMVPVVDWYQRNLLFHRFWSVDDKQLQTEFSALRSIVVANYEETVKMPINEPAMGKRKSQIQEYVEYYGGPGVQHIAMNTPDIITAIRNLKERGMEFMSVPDTYYDQLREKLKHSKVKILEDLDILQELRILVDYDDNGYLLQIFTKPVQDRPTVFLEVIQRNNHQGFGAGNFKSLFEAIEADQHARGNLTVLTSNGVSENM, from the exons ATG ACAACATACCAAGACAAAGGCGAGAAG CACGAGCAGGGCAGGTTCCTCTGCTTTGATCACCTAACGTTCTGGGTTGGAAATGCAAAACAG GCTGCATCATATTACTGTAACAAGCTGGGATTTGAGCCTTTGGCTTATCAGGGCCTGGAGACGGGCAGTCGGGAAATGGTGTCCCACGCAGTCAAGCAGGGAAAGGTGAGCCTGGGAGAACAGcaccaatcaatcaatcagtcaaccaatcagaataTCAGTAATCACATCAGAAAAGTTTGTTTAGTGCAAAGACGAGAG ATCATTTATGTGTTCTCATCCGCCCTCAACCCTGGAAACAAAG AGATGGGGGATCATTTGGTCAAGCACGGGGACGGCGTGAAGGATGTTGCCTTCACAGTGCGGGACTGTGACTTCCTCGTGCAG AAAGCCCGGGAGCGAGGTGCAGTAGTCCTGAAGGAGCCCCACAGCCTGGAGGACGAGCACGGTGAAGTCAGGCTGGCTGTGCTTCAGACG TATGGCgacaccacacacacgctcGTGGAGAGGACCGGATACAGCGGCTTGTTCCTGCCAGGCTTCCATCCCCCGCTGTTCAAAGACCCCTCGTTAGCCAAACT ACCAAGTGGAAACCTGAGCTTCATTGATCACGTTGTGGGAAACCAGCCGGACAATGAGATGGTTCCTGTGGTGGACTG GTATCAAAGAAATCTTCTCTTTCACCGCTTCTGGTCAGTGGATGACAAGCAGCTTCAGACGGAGTTCAGTGCCCTGCGCTCCATCGTCGTGGCGAACTACGAGGAGACCGTGAAGATGCCCATCAACGAGCCTGCCATGGGGAAGAGAAAGTCTCAGATCCAG GAGTATGTGGAGTACTACGGAGGTCCAGGAGTGCAGCATATAGCCATGAACACACCGGATATCATCACTGCA ATTCGTAACCTGAAGGAGCGTGGGATGGAGTTCATGTCCGTGCCTGACACCTACTACGACCAGCTGAGGGAGAAGCTGAAACACTCAAAGGTCAAAATCTTAGAGGACCTGGACATCCTGCAG GAGCTAAGGATCTTGGTGGACTACGACGACAATGGCTATTTACTTCAGATCTTCACCAAACCAGTCCAGGATCGGCCCACTGTGTTCTTGGAGGTCATTCAGAGAAACAACCACCAG GGCTTTGGTGCAGGAAACTTCAAGTCTCTTTTTGAAGCCATTGAAGCAGATCAGCACGCTCGAGGAAACCTGACTGTCCTGACATCAAATGGAGTCTCAGAGAACATGTGA
- the LOC124058021 gene encoding uncharacterized protein LOC124058021 — MSESEANPQILVNGEGREQQEDEAAAAGGQSSSVSPVPEGLEDGIASEKETQAKMQAVFQQVRTQIRSQMGVMAPKSSLLELMQRVKDLEVKTAQVSDEPEEKEQAETLTDESKGEMDLKQEELCAAFERKLEDCKKALRDEFEVQISQVRVEMQAYTDQTLRDLECKMQSRQPQHPKEQQEGKDADKKQKPATAAPPPLASRRGRVLTRTMTTIIPKTCAPIIVGPRAKSETLSSSKGESSRLLRRNQVLPPPGNKLHQSHKPLAPPAYPPLHQLRKPVRAKAKAGN, encoded by the coding sequence atgagtgaATCTGAAGCCAATCCACAAATACTGGTGAACGGTGAAGGAcgggagcagcaggaggacgAAGCCGCTGCAGCAGGAGGGCAGAGCTCCTCCGTCAGTCCGGTCCCGGAAGGTTTGGAGGACGGCATCGCTTCAGAAAAGGAGACGCAAGCAAAAATGCAGGCTGTTTTCCAACAGGTGCGTACCCAGATCAGATCACAAATGGGTGTGATGGCCCCAAAGAGCAGCTTACTGGAGCTGATGCAAAGAGTCAAAGACTTGGAGGTAAAGACTGCACAGGTGAGCGACGAACCTGAGGAGAAGGAACAAGCAGAGACGCTGACAGATGAGAGCAAAGGTGAGATGGATctgaagcaggaggagctgtgTGCAGCTTTCGAAAGAAAGCTCGAGGATTGTAAGAAGGCTTTGAGGGATGAGTTTGAAGTGCAGATTTCTCAGGTGCGTGTGGAAATGCAGGCCTACACTGACCAGACTCTGAGAGATTTGGAGTGTAAGATGCAGAGCCGGCAACCTCAGCATCCCAAAGAGCAACAAGAAGGCAAAGATGcagacaagaaacagaaaccagcaacagcagctcctcctccactggCGTCCAGAAGAGGAAGAGTCCTGACACGGACCATGACCACCATCATCCCTAAGACGTGCGCCCCCATCATCGTCGGCCCACGAGCCAAATCAGAGACTCTGAGCTCCTCAAAGGGTGAAAGCTCCCGACTTCTGCGGAGAAACCAGGTGCTCCCACCACCAGGCAACAAGCTGCACCAGAGCCACAAGCCGCTGGCCCCACCTGCTTACCCCCCACTGCACCAGCTCAGAAAACCTGTCCGGGCAAAAGCCAAAGCAGGGAACTGA
- the hpdb gene encoding 4-hydroxyphenylpyruvate dioxygenase isoform X2: protein MTTYQDKGEKHEQGRFLCFDHLTFWVGNAKQAASYYCNKLGFEPLAYQGLETGSREMVSHAVKQGKIIYVFSSALNPGNKEMGDHLVKHGDGVKDVAFTVRDCDFLVQKARERGAVVLKEPHSLEDEHGEVRLAVLQTYGDTTHTLVERTGYSGLFLPGFHPPLFKDPSLAKLPSGNLSFIDHVVGNQPDNEMVPVVDWYQRNLLFHRFWSVDDKQLQTEFSALRSIVVANYEETVKMPINEPAMGKRKSQIQEYVEYYGGPGVQHIAMNTPDIITAIRNLKERGMEFMSVPDTYYDQLREKLKHSKVKILEDLDILQELRILVDYDDNGYLLQIFTKPVQDRPTVFLEVIQRNNHQGFGAGNFKSLFEAIEADQHARGNLTVLTSNGVSENM from the exons ATG ACAACATACCAAGACAAAGGCGAGAAG CACGAGCAGGGCAGGTTCCTCTGCTTTGATCACCTAACGTTCTGGGTTGGAAATGCAAAACAG GCTGCATCATATTACTGTAACAAGCTGGGATTTGAGCCTTTGGCTTATCAGGGCCTGGAGACGGGCAGTCGGGAAATGGTGTCCCACGCAGTCAAGCAGGGAAAG ATCATTTATGTGTTCTCATCCGCCCTCAACCCTGGAAACAAAG AGATGGGGGATCATTTGGTCAAGCACGGGGACGGCGTGAAGGATGTTGCCTTCACAGTGCGGGACTGTGACTTCCTCGTGCAG AAAGCCCGGGAGCGAGGTGCAGTAGTCCTGAAGGAGCCCCACAGCCTGGAGGACGAGCACGGTGAAGTCAGGCTGGCTGTGCTTCAGACG TATGGCgacaccacacacacgctcGTGGAGAGGACCGGATACAGCGGCTTGTTCCTGCCAGGCTTCCATCCCCCGCTGTTCAAAGACCCCTCGTTAGCCAAACT ACCAAGTGGAAACCTGAGCTTCATTGATCACGTTGTGGGAAACCAGCCGGACAATGAGATGGTTCCTGTGGTGGACTG GTATCAAAGAAATCTTCTCTTTCACCGCTTCTGGTCAGTGGATGACAAGCAGCTTCAGACGGAGTTCAGTGCCCTGCGCTCCATCGTCGTGGCGAACTACGAGGAGACCGTGAAGATGCCCATCAACGAGCCTGCCATGGGGAAGAGAAAGTCTCAGATCCAG GAGTATGTGGAGTACTACGGAGGTCCAGGAGTGCAGCATATAGCCATGAACACACCGGATATCATCACTGCA ATTCGTAACCTGAAGGAGCGTGGGATGGAGTTCATGTCCGTGCCTGACACCTACTACGACCAGCTGAGGGAGAAGCTGAAACACTCAAAGGTCAAAATCTTAGAGGACCTGGACATCCTGCAG GAGCTAAGGATCTTGGTGGACTACGACGACAATGGCTATTTACTTCAGATCTTCACCAAACCAGTCCAGGATCGGCCCACTGTGTTCTTGGAGGTCATTCAGAGAAACAACCACCAG GGCTTTGGTGCAGGAAACTTCAAGTCTCTTTTTGAAGCCATTGAAGCAGATCAGCACGCTCGAGGAAACCTGACTGTCCTGACATCAAATGGAGTCTCAGAGAACATGTGA